In Zingiber officinale cultivar Zhangliang chromosome 1A, Zo_v1.1, whole genome shotgun sequence, a genomic segment contains:
- the LOC122035867 gene encoding uncharacterized protein LOC122035867, whose protein sequence is MKSSKGSGGKGPASSSGLGAAGTKKSRWEADDKSADNRPASSSDPKPSKTMAPPSASPVAPNEKPTSLLAQVPTPSAGPRSFPLPDRSGTPPPSYGFHNLERRTITLADGSARSYFSLPLDTPFDPAADKFPFGRPGFGPGLEPVPGLGFDRRFPPPSGGRFSPEDFRQFPPFVRGPVPHRDYPDPIGPDGPRNLSDIGAGSSSLKRKYGQEDEFLWHRQQVMQHGNLNGIPLGPSVSDVDRSYFLRASTFRRDQNDELRFSKQVKLGGESHEVPSEVLDVDPRALKRAFLWFSKMINENFAQRKKYLADRKDGPLLCVACGRASKDFADVHELIMHTYTLQNADLHVDHLGLHKALCVLMGWNYSKAPDNSKAYQLLSADNAQANRDDLIVWPPTVILHNIISGRRKDGCVEYLRNIEIDSRLKDMGFSNCKARAVNGMQGHTDIAVVRFSDTQRGLEEAERLVEHLEKEKHGRKGWACLQASLSGNDDNNPALVKVDRKTGKKKWILYGYLATASDFEKIDYDAVRKSVIKSRKDFSLFD, encoded by the exons ATGAAGAGCTCCAAGGGATCGGGAGGCAAAGGGCCTGCTTCCTCCTCCGGTCTCGGCGCCGCCGGCACCAAGAAGTCACGATGGGAGGCCGACGATAAGTCTGCCGACAATCGCCCAGCCTCGTCCTCGGATCCCAAGCCTTCCAAGACAATGGCGCCACCCTCCGCATCCCCAGTCGCTCCCAATGAAAAACCGACCTCGCTGCTCGCCCAGGTTCCCACTCCCTCAGCTGGTCCTCGCTCCTTTCCTCTCCCCGACCGATCTGGGACCCCTCCTCCATCCTACGGATTCCACAACCTCGAGCGGCGTACCATAACCCTCGCCGATGGTAGCGCGCGGTCCTATTTTTCCCTGCCTCTCGATACGCCATTTGACCCTGCCGCTGATAAGTTCCCATTTGGTCGCCCTGGCTTTGGTCCCGGCCTGGAGCCTGTTCCTGGGCTGGGTTTCGACAGGCGCTTCCCTCCACCTTCTGGAGGAAGGTTCAGCCCAGAGGACTTCCGCCAGTTTCCTCCCTTTGTTCGTGGTCCTGTTCCCCATCGCGACTATCCTGATCCTATCGGACCAGATGGCCCTCGGAATCTTTCAGATATCGGGGCCGGATCCTCCTCTCTGAAGAGGAAGTATGGCCAAGAAGATGAGTTCCTGTGGCACAGGCAACAAGTCATGCAACATGGGAATCTTAATGGAATTCCTCTTGGTCCTTCTGTATCTGATGTGGACCGGAGTTACTTCTTAAGAGCAAGTACATTTCGTCGGGACCAGAACGATGAACTAAGGTTTTCGAAGCAAGTGAAGTTGGGTGGAGAAAGTCATGAAGTGCCTTCTGAAGTTCTAGATGTTGATCCTCGTGCGCTTAAGAGAGCTTTTCTTTGGTTCTCAAAAATGATAAATGAAAACTTTGCACAGAGAAAGAAGTATTTGGCGGACAGGAAAGATGGACCTTTGTTGTGTGTTGCCTGTGGCAG GGCCTCTAAAGACTTTGCTGATGTGCATGAGTTAATCATGCACACATACACCTTGCAAAATGCAGATTTGCATGTTGATCATCTTGGATTACACAAGGCCTTGTGTGTTCTCATGGGATGGAATTACTCAAAGGCCCCTGATAACTCGAAAGCATATCAGTTACTATCTGCTGACAATGCTCAAGCAAACAGGGACGACCTTATTGTATGGCCCCCAACAGTCATACTTCATAACATAATTTCTGGAAGGAGAAAGGATGGCTGCGTGGAATATTTGCGAAATATAGAGATTGATAGTAGACTTAAAG ACATGGGGTTCTCTAACTGCAAGGCCAGGGCAGTTAACGGGATGCAGGGCCACACAGATATTGCAGTGGTGAGATTTTCGGACACTCAACGTGGATTGGAGGAGGCTGAGCGACTAGTAGAACACTTGGAGAAGGAAAAGCATGGACGTAAAGGATGGGCGTGCCTACAGGCTTCTCTCTCCGGTAATGATGATAATAATCCTGCTCTAGTCAAAGTTGACAGGAAGACTGGAAAGAAGAAGTGGATCCTTTATGGGTATCTCGCAACAGCATCGGACTTTGAGAAAATTGATTACGATGCAGTGAGAAAATCTGTCATCAAGAGCAGGAAGGACTTTAGTCTATTTGACTAA
- the LOC122035876 gene encoding uncharacterized protein LOC122035876 — MRIHSIPPRQAISLRYDVSAALSPVEAVAAAALRKGKLRRLPHVFSKVLELPFSTDADVSVYEGPRGFRFVAAADGLDGRGVRVHAVRIHPGVTKVVVRNGAAAWDDLELDRWRFRLPPSTNPALATAECNNGELVVTVPKGADSEDSSDETGGDAEKEEARGCDGVGLLLLVL; from the coding sequence ATGCGGATCCACTCGATCCCCCCGAGGCAGGCCATCTCCCTTCGCTACGACGTCAGCGCCGCCCTCTCTCCGGTTGAGGCGGTGGCGGCCGCGGCGCTGCGGAAGGGGAAGCTCCGGCGCCTCCCCCACGTCTTCAGCAAGGTCCTGGAGCTCCCCTTCTCCACCGACGCCGACGTCTCGGTCTACGAGGGCCCCCGTGGGTTCCGGTTCGTCGCGGCCGCCGACGGCCTCGACGGCCGCGGCGTGCGAGTGCATGCGGTGCGGATCCACCCGGGCGTCACGAAGGTGGTGGTACGCAATGGGGCCGCTGCGTGGGACGATCTCGAGCTGGACAGATGGCGCTTCCGCCTTCCGCCTTCGACTAACCCGGCTTTGGCTACTGCAGAATGCAACAACGGGGAGCTCGTGGTGACTGTCCCCAAAGGTGCCGACTCTGAGGATtccagtgatgaaactggcggaGATGCAGAAAAGGAGGAGGCTCGCGGCTGCGACGGCGTCGGACTGCTTCTGCTCGTACTGTAA